A window of Sinimarinibacterium sp. NLF-5-8 genomic DNA:
CACCAATGCCGATGGTCATGCCGTCGCGCAGTTGCGCCACGATCTGTTTTGCAGAGAGTTCTTTGTTCAAAGCCTTCGCCTGTTTTAATGAGTCATCAACGCTGCGCGCGGGTTCGCGCGCGGCACGAAATACAAGGGTTAATTACTGCTGAAAGCCCACAGAAAAATCGTGACCCCAGATCGAAACCTGATGGGTTTCGGTGGCCTGCCAGGTGCCCGGATCAACGGTGATGCCGCCCCAGCCGTATTCAATGGCAAAATTGCCCGGCGTCATCATGTAAAACGAGGTCATCCGGTCGTTTTCATGCTCACCCAACGTCGCCATCATCTTGACGTTGTTTTGAGCCACGCGATCCAGCGCCAGCCCCACATCAGTCATGGAATTGACTTCCACCATGATGTGAATGCAGCCCGACGGCGACGGCATCTCGCCCAGCGCCAGGCTGTGATGACGCCCCGCTGCAGCGTGTAAAAAGTGAATGCGCATGGTCGGCGCATCCGGCGCGGGCTTGAAGTTGAATCGATCGGAAACGCCAAAGCCGAGCACGTCGCGGAACAGTTTTTCCACCGCATCAAAGTCCGCCGGTGCCGGCAACACGGTGTGGCCAATGCCCTGCTCGCCGGTCTTGAAGCCCTGCACGCCAATCGGTGAAACAAACGCGGTATTGGCGCCGGTATAGCCCTCCACCACTTCATGCAGATTACCGGCGGCATCGTTAAAGCGGATCAGTTTGGCGACGCGGCGCAGCGCGCAATCCTCGGCGCTGCCCTGGCTCACCGTCACGCCCGCAGCGGTGAGCGCCTGCGCCACCTCATCCAGCGATACGCCATCGTTCAGCGCCCAGCCCGAAGCCAGATAACGATCTTCTGCGCCCGGCACCGCGAGAATACGAAAATCCCGTTCATCCATCTTCACATACAGCGCGCCGCCGTCCGCGCCTGCCGTGCTCATGCCCATGATGACTTCAGAAAACTGCTTCCATTTGGCGGTATCGGTGGTTTGAGCCACAACGTAGGCCAGCGCTTTGATTTTCATGCGGCGATCCTGTCTCTTTAATCAATAGGGGACGAAAAAACACCTGATGGTGATGCTTTCATTATCCGAAGCGCAGCGCGCACAAGGCTTCACCCGTTCTGATGAGCGTATGGGGACGGCGCGCGCCCTACTCAGGACGGGTGAAGCCGCGATAACGCATTGGTCATAACGTCAGGCGTATCCATTTTTCAATTTTTTAGTGGGGCTCACTCATGCACGCTCAGGACTTGCCGATGACGGCAGCTGAACCCGGTATCGCCACCATCGAAGGGCCGTTGGATGGCAGCACATTCACCGATCAGGACTGGCACCGCAGCTGCGATGTGTTGGTCATTGGCCTGGGCGCAGCCGGTGGCGCCAGTGCCATCAGCGCCAAGGAAGCAGGCGCCGATGTGCTGGTGGCCGAACGCTTTGAAGGCGGCGGCGCCACCACCAAAAGCGGCGGCATCGTCTATCTGGGCGGCGGCACCCATATCCAGCAACAAGCGGGTGTCATCGACACCCCGCAAGAAATGTTCAACTACCTGCGCCAGGAGTCTGGCGATGCGGTCAGCGACGATGCCCTGATGGCGTTTTGCAACGGCAGCGTGGACATGCTGGCGTGGCTGGAATCCATCGGCGTGGGCTTTCAATCCAACCCCAATCCGCCCAAAACCAGCTACCCGCGCAACGGCACTTATTACTACTACTCCGGCAACGAAGGCGTGCCTGCATACGCCGAACACGCCAAACCCGCCGCGCGCGGGCACCGCGTCACCGCGCCGGGCATCAACTCTGGCCGTGAGCTGTACCGCGCGCTGGCCGCGCGCGTCGATGCCCTTGGCATTGCCGTGCTGCGCCAAACCGCCGCGCGCCGCTTGATTGTGGATGCCGCCGGTGCCGTCATCGGTGCCGAACTGCGCCAACTGCCGCCCGGCAGCGCTGCACAGCTGGCGCACCAAAAGCTGCAAC
This region includes:
- a CDS encoding VOC family protein; translation: MKIKALAYVVAQTTDTAKWKQFSEVIMGMSTAGADGGALYVKMDERDFRILAVPGAEDRYLASGWALNDGVSLDEVAQALTAAGVTVSQGSAEDCALRRVAKLIRFNDAAGNLHEVVEGYTGANTAFVSPIGVQGFKTGEQGIGHTVLPAPADFDAVEKLFRDVLGFGVSDRFNFKPAPDAPTMRIHFLHAAAGRHHSLALGEMPSPSGCIHIMVEVNSMTDVGLALDRVAQNNVKMMATLGEHENDRMTSFYMMTPGNFAIEYGWGGITVDPGTWQATETHQVSIWGHDFSVGFQQ